A single Elusimicrobiales bacterium DNA region contains:
- a CDS encoding ABC transporter ATP-binding protein: MIEIRGLKKHFGPKAVLKGLDIDIPSGQTLCVVGGSGTGKSTFIKCVIRLIKPDAGSIKVDGREIADTNDEYRLAQLRRGFGYLFQEGALFDSLSVWENVSFGLKYLSDVPPSHYRTVAKEMLALVGLANAEDLRPSELSGGMKKRVALARAIAAGPQYILYDEPTSGLDPIMSDIINDLILDLKRKLKVTAIVITHDMKSAYKIADKIAMLHEGNFIFSGSPEEFRKTDNPYVRQFAEGSGSGPIQMKLRDLD; the protein is encoded by the coding sequence ATGATAGAGATTCGCGGCCTTAAAAAACATTTCGGCCCCAAAGCCGTGCTTAAGGGGCTGGATATAGACATCCCCTCCGGCCAGACGCTTTGCGTGGTGGGCGGATCGGGAACGGGGAAAAGCACTTTCATAAAATGCGTTATTCGGCTTATAAAGCCGGACGCCGGCAGCATAAAAGTGGACGGGCGGGAAATAGCCGACACCAACGACGAATACCGGCTTGCGCAGCTGCGGCGCGGCTTTGGCTATCTGTTCCAGGAGGGCGCGCTTTTTGACTCGCTTTCCGTGTGGGAGAATGTCAGCTTCGGGCTGAAGTATTTAAGCGACGTGCCCCCCTCGCATTACCGGACGGTGGCAAAGGAGATGCTGGCGCTGGTGGGCCTTGCCAATGCCGAGGATTTGCGCCCCTCCGAGCTTTCCGGCGGCATGAAAAAGCGCGTCGCGCTGGCGCGCGCCATAGCCGCCGGCCCGCAGTATATTCTCTATGACGAGCCGACCTCCGGCCTTGACCCCATAATGTCCGACATCATCAACGATTTGATACTGGACCTCAAGCGCAAGCTGAAGGTTACGGCCATAGTCATCACCCATGACATGAAGTCCGCCTATAAAATCGCCGACAAAATCGCCATGCTGCACGAAGGAAATTTCATTTTCTCCGGCTCGCCGGAGGAGTTCCGCAAAACGGACAACCCTTATGTGCGCCAGTTCGCGGAAGGCTCCGGCTCCGGCCCCATACAGATGAAGCTGCGCGATTTGGATTGA
- a CDS encoding ABC transporter permease produces MKFIGERIIAAAVEFGRAALLVRSCLFWAVKAKIEWRQAFIQAARIGVDSLAVTALTSFFTGMVLALQAGTTTKNIFNEPIYIGALVGFSLVKELGPVLTAIVVAGRAGAAMAAELGTMCVTEQIDALYTLGTNPARYLAIPRYIACLAMLPLLTVFADFSGIMGGFFVSVFKLDVPSSTYRHDILTFMQVRDFMHGFSKSFLFAFMIATVCCYKGLSTRGGAEGVGRSTTGAVVASMVLVLVLDYFATAVLVALGI; encoded by the coding sequence ATGAAATTTATCGGGGAGCGGATTATAGCCGCCGCCGTGGAATTCGGCAGGGCGGCTCTGCTGGTTCGCTCCTGCCTGTTCTGGGCGGTAAAGGCGAAAATAGAATGGAGACAGGCCTTCATTCAGGCCGCGCGCATAGGCGTGGATTCTCTGGCGGTTACGGCGCTGACCAGCTTTTTCACCGGCATGGTGCTGGCGCTTCAGGCCGGAACCACCACCAAGAATATTTTCAACGAGCCGATTTATATAGGCGCGCTGGTCGGCTTCTCGCTGGTAAAGGAACTGGGGCCCGTGCTTACGGCCATAGTCGTTGCGGGACGGGCCGGCGCGGCCATGGCGGCGGAGCTGGGCACCATGTGCGTTACCGAGCAGATAGACGCGCTCTACACCCTGGGCACCAATCCGGCGCGCTATCTGGCGATACCGCGCTATATCGCCTGCCTTGCCATGCTGCCGCTGCTTACCGTGTTTGCCGATTTTTCCGGCATAATGGGCGGGTTTTTTGTAAGCGTGTTCAAGCTGGATGTTCCCTCCTCCACCTACCGGCACGATATACTGACTTTCATGCAGGTAAGGGATTTCATGCACGGGTTTTCCAAGTCTTTTCTGTTCGCTTTCATGATAGCGACGGTTTGCTGTTACAAGGGGTTGTCCACCCGCGGCGGCGCGGAAGGCGTGGGCCGCTCCACCACCGGCGCGGTGGTTGCCAGCATGGTGCTGGTGCTGGTGCTGGATTATTTCGCCACGGCGGTGCTGGTGGCGCTGGGAATATGA
- the rocD gene encoding ornithine--oxo-acid transaminase has protein sequence MDTATQDTAAKSAALISLAETYGANNYHPLPIVISSAKGIWVKSPEGKKYLDMLSAYSALNHGHRHPRIIAALVKQAKQVTLTSRAFNNDQLGPWLKELCEFTGYEMALPMNTGGEAVETAIKVIRKWAYKVKKTAQDKAEIIVCANNFHGRTTTIVGFSTEAQYKDGFGPFTPGFKVVTYGNIDELRAAFNENTAAFLFEPIQGEAGILVPPDGYLKAARELCTQHNALFVADEIQTGFGRTGKNFCWQHEGARPDMMALGKALGGGVMPISAVVSSKEVLGVLNPGDHGSTFGGNPLACAVSREALKILAEDRLAEKADELGRYFMQKLREIKSPHIKEVRGKGLLIGLELKAEAGGARRFCEAMMNAGLLCKETHENVIRFAPPLIITQKEIDWALKRIAKALK, from the coding sequence ATGGACACAGCAACGCAGGACACGGCGGCAAAATCCGCCGCTCTTATCTCCCTTGCCGAAACCTACGGCGCCAACAACTACCATCCGCTGCCGATAGTGATAAGCTCGGCCAAAGGGATATGGGTCAAAAGCCCCGAGGGCAAAAAATATCTGGACATGCTAAGCGCGTATTCCGCGCTTAACCATGGCCACCGGCATCCGCGCATAATCGCCGCGCTGGTTAAACAGGCAAAGCAGGTTACGCTGACCTCGCGCGCTTTCAACAACGACCAGCTGGGCCCCTGGCTTAAAGAGCTGTGTGAGTTCACCGGCTACGAAATGGCGCTGCCCATGAACACCGGCGGCGAAGCGGTTGAAACCGCCATCAAAGTCATACGCAAATGGGCGTATAAAGTCAAAAAAACCGCGCAGGACAAGGCCGAAATCATAGTCTGCGCCAACAACTTCCACGGCAGGACCACCACCATAGTCGGGTTCTCCACCGAGGCGCAGTACAAAGACGGCTTCGGCCCGTTCACGCCGGGATTCAAGGTCGTAACCTACGGCAACATAGACGAGTTGCGCGCCGCATTCAACGAAAATACCGCCGCGTTTTTGTTTGAGCCGATACAGGGCGAGGCCGGCATACTGGTCCCGCCGGACGGCTACCTCAAGGCCGCGCGCGAGCTGTGCACGCAGCACAACGCGCTTTTCGTGGCCGACGAGATTCAGACTGGCTTTGGCCGCACCGGCAAAAACTTCTGCTGGCAGCACGAGGGCGCGCGCCCTGACATGATGGCGCTGGGAAAAGCCCTCGGCGGCGGGGTGATGCCGATTTCGGCTGTGGTCTCCTCCAAAGAGGTGCTGGGAGTGCTCAACCCCGGCGACCATGGCAGCACATTCGGCGGTAACCCGCTGGCCTGCGCCGTCTCGCGCGAGGCGCTCAAAATTCTCGCCGAGGACAGGCTGGCCGAAAAAGCCGACGAGCTGGGCCGCTATTTCATGCAGAAGCTGCGCGAAATTAAATCACCCCATATCAAGGAAGTGCGCGGCAAGGGGCTGTTAATCGGCCTGGAACTCAAGGCCGAAGCCGGCGGCGCGCGCCGCTTCTGCGAGGCGATGATGAACGCGGGGCTTCTCTGCAAGGAAACGCATGAGAATGTCATACGGTTTGCCCCGCCGCTTATCATCACCCAAAAGGAGATTGACTGGGCGCTCAAGCGCATAGCCAAAGCGCTGAAATAA
- a CDS encoding MFS transporter: MTDAEEKRELSFAENIKILTGASRGFWLSNLANFGDGIAYFGILTLLTRFLGTRVGMDDRMTGLSVSMFTGLVTLFMLGCGFLTDRLGVRRALTFALAFLLGGRILITLAPSLSAGTSAAFMTAWAGLILMAFGSGVLQPTVYAGPKEYADPRTAAIGYSLVYAIMNLGIVFANFLSPYVRTSDTFIKIGSLKINGLGWDIDGVFMVCTVVTAVMLITNMLLFTKTVEQTQRICPADHKPDHRPWTEKIKELPFMDARFMAFIFVLLPVRTLFAHQWLTMPDYVFRAYPAEVGAKFEWISGLNPLIIVVFVPLITAFTRKARIINMMIIGTAISALTTFILSPGPNLAALIAYTILFSLGEAVWSSRFLEYVASIAPFGKVGAYMGLAGIPWFLAKFTTGLYSGSMLEIFVPAHGYQSTGAMWTIYGFFACVSPVGLILLRNWLMPKHAPACPAPGQKTPVEA; encoded by the coding sequence ATGACGGATGCGGAAGAAAAGCGGGAACTGTCCTTTGCAGAAAACATCAAAATACTCACGGGCGCCTCGCGCGGGTTCTGGCTGTCCAACCTGGCCAATTTCGGCGACGGCATTGCCTATTTCGGCATACTCACTCTGCTGACCCGGTTCCTGGGAACCCGCGTGGGCATGGACGACCGCATGACGGGGCTGAGCGTTTCCATGTTCACGGGACTGGTAACGTTGTTCATGCTCGGCTGCGGATTTCTGACCGACCGGCTGGGCGTGCGCCGCGCGCTGACCTTCGCGCTGGCCTTCCTGCTGGGCGGAAGAATTCTCATCACCCTGGCGCCGTCGCTGTCGGCGGGGACTTCGGCTGCGTTTATGACGGCCTGGGCGGGGCTTATACTGATGGCCTTCGGCTCCGGCGTGCTTCAGCCTACGGTATACGCCGGCCCCAAGGAGTACGCGGACCCGCGCACCGCCGCCATCGGCTACAGCCTGGTGTATGCAATCATGAATCTGGGCATAGTATTCGCCAATTTCCTCTCGCCATATGTTCGGACGAGCGATACTTTCATAAAAATCGGCTCCCTGAAAATCAACGGCCTGGGCTGGGACATAGACGGCGTTTTCATGGTCTGCACGGTGGTAACGGCGGTGATGCTGATAACCAATATGCTGCTGTTCACAAAGACAGTGGAGCAGACCCAACGCATTTGCCCGGCGGACCACAAACCGGACCACCGCCCCTGGACCGAAAAAATAAAAGAGCTGCCCTTCATGGACGCCAGATTCATGGCGTTTATTTTCGTGCTGCTGCCGGTGCGGACGCTGTTCGCCCATCAATGGCTTACCATGCCCGATTATGTTTTCCGCGCCTATCCGGCTGAAGTTGGCGCAAAATTTGAATGGATAAGCGGCCTCAACCCGCTTATCATCGTCGTTTTCGTTCCGCTCATAACCGCGTTTACCCGCAAGGCCCGCATTATCAACATGATGATAATCGGCACCGCAATCTCGGCGCTGACAACGTTTATCCTGTCGCCCGGCCCCAACCTGGCCGCGCTGATAGCCTATACCATCCTGTTTTCGCTGGGCGAGGCGGTCTGGTCGTCCCGGTTCCTTGAATATGTGGCAAGCATCGCGCCTTTCGGCAAGGTGGGCGCGTACATGGGGCTGGCCGGCATTCCGTGGTTTCTGGCGAAATTCACCACCGGGCTGTATTCCGGCTCCATGCTGGAGATTTTCGTGCCGGCGCACGGCTACCAGAGCACCGGCGCGATGTGGACGATATACGGCTTTTTCGCCTGCGTCTCGCCCGTCGGGCTTATACTGCTGCGCAACTGGCTTATGCCAAAACACGCCCCCGCCTGCCCCGCGCCGGGGCAAAAAACGCCGGTTGAGGCTTAA
- a CDS encoding phosphoribosyltransferase family protein, protein MSGTGSGGLRAAAALALDILFPRACLHCKRDLPLSLRRSCGGGTAAARILRRTEETPPAPLCSDCLSRLEPLPELICQSCGIPLPDGGAHCRRCRGWKARRRKCALIRAALVFNPQARSLIHHLKYKGKSSVAEFLSGYMASALERYGELAPFHYLAAVPVSKTRQAERGYNQSLELARALAGRTGLPLLEPALEKPRDTPRQALLDRAARLENLRSAFCAAPGADLRRKTVLLIDDVATTGATLESCAAALKAAGALRVAALAAARE, encoded by the coding sequence GTGAGCGGAACCGGCAGCGGAGGGCTGCGCGCCGCCGCCGCGCTGGCGCTGGACATACTGTTTCCGCGCGCCTGCCTGCACTGCAAAAGGGATCTGCCGCTTTCGCTGCGGCGCAGCTGCGGCGGGGGAACAGCCGCCGCGCGCATACTGCGCCGGACGGAGGAAACGCCGCCCGCGCCGCTCTGTTCGGACTGCCTGTCCCGGCTGGAGCCGCTGCCGGAACTGATATGCCAAAGCTGCGGCATCCCCCTGCCGGACGGCGGCGCGCATTGCCGCCGCTGCCGGGGCTGGAAGGCCCGGCGCAGAAAATGCGCGCTTATCCGCGCCGCGCTGGTTTTCAACCCGCAGGCCCGGTCGCTGATACACCATCTCAAATACAAGGGAAAATCCTCCGTCGCGGAATTTCTGTCCGGCTACATGGCCTCCGCGTTGGAGCGCTACGGCGAGCTTGCTCCGTTTCATTATCTGGCGGCGGTGCCGGTGTCAAAAACCCGGCAGGCGGAGCGCGGCTACAACCAGTCGCTGGAGCTGGCGCGCGCGCTGGCGGGGCGCACCGGCCTCCCGCTGCTGGAGCCCGCGCTTGAAAAACCGCGCGACACCCCCCGCCAGGCGCTGCTGGACCGCGCGGCGCGGCTGGAAAACCTCAGAAGCGCGTTTTGCGCCGCCCCCGGCGCGGACCTGCGCCGCAAAACGGTGCTGCTGATTGACGATGTGGCCACCACCGGCGCAACGTTGGAGTCATGCGCCGCCGCGCTCAAAGCCGCGGGCGCGCTGCGCGTGGCCGCCCTCGCCGCCGCGCGGGAATAA
- a CDS encoding XRE family transcriptional regulator, with translation MKLGAKIALLLKERAMTKIELAKRLGLRDSSVVSHWVRDRFHPDAGNRRKLADVFEKPLSYFDDDPAVSYTSGGPAADAAEASQRRLCEIISALETEEPRRTIHVGVIGSVSGENFNFGLENPPTEYLPVLVEAAPGKKVFALKARGSWLEPAAREGDYIVISQCDWVDEGRLAVVRLGMEFTIKRIFRKNRRVELRPDNPSLKTVKLAPHELNVVGQVLAVIRKP, from the coding sequence ATGAAGCTGGGAGCCAAAATCGCGCTGCTGCTCAAAGAGCGCGCGATGACCAAGATAGAGCTTGCAAAACGGCTGGGACTGCGCGATTCCAGCGTGGTATCACACTGGGTGCGCGATCGTTTCCACCCCGACGCGGGCAACCGGCGCAAGCTGGCGGATGTTTTTGAAAAGCCGCTTTCGTATTTTGACGACGACCCCGCCGTTTCCTATACCTCCGGCGGGCCCGCGGCGGATGCCGCGGAGGCCTCGCAGCGGCGGCTGTGCGAGATAATATCCGCCCTGGAGACCGAGGAGCCGCGCCGCACAATCCATGTGGGCGTCATCGGCAGCGTCTCCGGCGAGAATTTCAATTTCGGGCTGGAAAACCCGCCCACCGAATACCTGCCCGTCCTGGTGGAAGCCGCGCCGGGCAAAAAGGTGTTCGCGCTCAAGGCGCGCGGCTCCTGGCTGGAACCCGCCGCGCGGGAGGGGGATTACATCGTGATTTCCCAGTGCGACTGGGTGGACGAGGGCCGGCTGGCGGTGGTGCGGCTGGGCATGGAATTCACGATAAAGCGCATTTTCCGCAAAAACCGCCGTGTGGAACTGCGGCCCGACAACCCGTCGCTGAAAACCGTCAAGCTCGCCCCGCACGAGCTTAACGTGGTGGGGCAGGTGCTGGCAGTCATCAGAAAGCCGTGA
- a CDS encoding ParB/RepB/Spo0J family partition protein translates to MRQALGKGLDALFRQTQTGTPENAGNAAAKIPINKIKPNRFQPRQNFSDQSIAELAESIKLHGLAQPVVVVYDRETGEYELVAGERRLRACKLAGLEEIDAVVRPPQSDEKMLALSLVENIQREDLNPVDTALAYSGLVEKFGVSQSDLARYCGKSRAAVSNSLRILELEPEIRKSIQTGLITEGHARALLTAHPRTRLRLFGEIVERKYTVRQAEDTCRRAADGGASGKRPPACKAADTAAAEQRISRALGEKTEIRPARKAGTGTLVIRYSSTDSLNAIYRRLTGEL, encoded by the coding sequence ATGAGACAGGCTTTGGGCAAGGGGCTTGACGCCCTTTTCAGGCAGACTCAGACCGGCACTCCAGAGAATGCCGGCAATGCGGCGGCCAAAATACCGATAAACAAAATCAAGCCGAACCGTTTCCAGCCGCGCCAGAATTTCAGCGACCAATCCATAGCCGAGCTGGCCGAATCAATAAAGCTGCACGGCCTGGCGCAGCCGGTGGTGGTGGTCTACGACCGCGAAACCGGGGAGTACGAGCTTGTCGCCGGCGAGCGCCGCCTGCGCGCCTGCAAACTGGCCGGGCTGGAGGAGATAGACGCCGTCGTCCGCCCCCCCCAGTCCGACGAGAAAATGCTGGCGCTCTCCCTTGTGGAAAACATCCAGCGCGAGGATTTGAACCCCGTGGACACCGCCCTGGCATACAGCGGGCTGGTGGAGAAATTCGGCGTCTCCCAGTCCGACCTTGCCCGCTATTGCGGCAAAAGCCGGGCGGCAGTCTCCAACAGCCTGCGCATTCTGGAGCTGGAGCCGGAAATCCGCAAATCCATCCAGACGGGCCTGATAACCGAAGGCCATGCCCGCGCGCTGCTGACGGCGCATCCCAGAACGCGGCTGCGCCTGTTCGGCGAGATTGTGGAGCGCAAATACACCGTCCGCCAGGCGGAAGACACCTGCCGCCGCGCCGCGGACGGCGGCGCCTCCGGAAAACGCCCCCCCGCCTGCAAAGCGGCGGACACCGCCGCCGCGGAGCAGCGCATAAGCCGCGCCCTCGGCGAGAAAACAGAGATACGCCCCGCCCGCAAGGCCGGGACGGGGACGCTGGTCATACGGTATTCTTCCACAGACAGCCTCAACGCCATTTACCGCCGGCTGACCGGAGAGCTGTGA
- a CDS encoding AAA family ATPase has product MTEIISLANQKGGVGKTTTTVNLAYALACLDKEVLVIDMDPQSNASSGLGIAPEKSVKSIYDVMSGKVSAHDAICQTDMEWLDVIPASHDLAGAEVELAGMQHRENVLKTALAPLRGMYKYIFIDCPPSLGLLTVNALAASDSVITPIQCEYYAMEGLAYFTDTVAKVKTFLNPALKIDGGVLTMYDARINLSNQVKDEIFRYYGERVYKTPVPRNVRLAEAPSFGQSIFTYDPACRGAIAYFDLAVEFLLRRGANPKQFEGLKPYIGDDGDDFDYGG; this is encoded by the coding sequence ATGACGGAGATAATATCTCTTGCCAATCAGAAGGGCGGGGTGGGCAAAACCACCACGACGGTAAATCTTGCCTACGCGCTGGCCTGCCTTGACAAGGAAGTTCTTGTAATTGACATGGACCCGCAGAGCAATGCCTCCTCCGGGCTGGGCATTGCGCCGGAAAAATCCGTAAAATCCATTTACGACGTGATGTCCGGCAAAGTTTCGGCCCATGACGCGATATGCCAGACGGATATGGAATGGCTGGATGTAATTCCCGCCAGCCATGACCTGGCGGGGGCGGAAGTGGAGCTTGCCGGAATGCAGCACCGGGAAAATGTTCTTAAAACCGCGCTGGCCCCGCTGCGCGGAATGTATAAATACATCTTTATAGACTGCCCGCCTTCGCTGGGATTGCTGACGGTGAACGCGCTGGCCGCATCGGACAGCGTCATAACCCCGATACAATGCGAGTATTATGCCATGGAAGGGCTGGCATATTTCACCGACACGGTGGCAAAGGTCAAAACCTTCCTCAATCCCGCCCTTAAAATAGATGGCGGGGTGCTGACCATGTACGACGCGCGCATAAACCTGTCCAATCAGGTGAAGGATGAGATTTTCCGCTATTACGGCGAGCGGGTTTATAAAACCCCGGTTCCGCGCAATGTCCGCCTTGCAGAGGCCCCCAGTTTCGGGCAGAGCATATTCACCTATGACCCCGCCTGCCGCGGCGCGATAGCGTATTTTGACCTTGCGGTGGAATTTCTGCTGCGCCGCGGCGCGAATCCGAAGCAATTTGAGGGGCTCAAGCCCTATATCGGCGACGACGGCGACGATTTTGATTACGGAGGGTAG
- a CDS encoding nodulation protein NfeD has product MKKLFFTLILAALPAVCAAAGKVPAARAESAPLPAYPAGEARPRFLVASFSGVISPVAAEYLAEAVGRANAGADALVIRLDTPGGLDLAMRDIIKEMMAAKVPVIVYVSPSGARAASAGVFIGMAANVLAMAPGTNIGAAHPVMLGASGVSESKDDKKDPMESKVLNDASAYLKSISAQRGRNADWALKAVSKSDSVTADEAVKLNVADFVASDMDDLLARLDGREIAGFGSFRAKGAALEFFEQTRRQKFLSTISDPNVAMILMSVGAAGILIELYNPGLILPGIAGALSLITAFYSFHTLSANFAGVLFILLGIILFFAEWHVASYGLLTTGGIISLVMGVMMLFKGVPTMGIGVTLSVLLSTVGGLLLIALLIGIVVLRAQLRKVETGAESLIGQKGKAKTAISASGKVFIQGELWDAVSSSGEIAEGSSVKVESMAGLVLTVSKL; this is encoded by the coding sequence ATGAAAAAACTGTTTTTTACGCTGATTTTGGCAGCCCTCCCCGCCGTATGCGCGGCGGCGGGCAAAGTCCCGGCGGCGCGCGCGGAAAGCGCGCCGCTTCCCGCCTATCCGGCGGGGGAGGCCAGGCCCCGCTTTCTGGTGGCCTCTTTTTCCGGCGTCATAAGCCCCGTCGCCGCCGAGTATCTGGCGGAAGCCGTAGGCCGGGCGAATGCCGGCGCGGACGCGCTGGTGATCCGGCTGGACACTCCGGGCGGGCTGGACCTTGCCATGCGCGATATAATAAAAGAAATGATGGCGGCAAAAGTGCCGGTCATCGTATACGTGTCGCCTTCCGGGGCGCGGGCGGCCTCCGCGGGGGTTTTCATCGGAATGGCGGCCAATGTGCTGGCCATGGCGCCGGGAACCAATATAGGCGCGGCACATCCGGTAATGCTGGGCGCGTCAGGCGTTTCCGAAAGCAAGGACGACAAGAAAGACCCCATGGAAAGCAAAGTCCTCAACGACGCTTCCGCCTATCTCAAGTCCATAAGCGCGCAGCGGGGCCGCAATGCGGACTGGGCGCTTAAAGCCGTCTCCAAAAGCGATTCCGTAACGGCGGACGAGGCGGTGAAGCTCAATGTGGCCGATTTTGTCGCCTCCGATATGGACGATTTGCTGGCCAGACTTGATGGACGGGAAATAGCCGGTTTCGGCAGCTTCAGGGCCAAAGGCGCCGCGCTGGAATTTTTTGAGCAGACACGCCGCCAGAAATTCCTTTCCACCATAAGCGACCCCAATGTGGCCATGATATTGATGAGCGTCGGCGCGGCGGGTATTCTGATAGAACTGTACAATCCGGGATTGATATTGCCGGGAATTGCGGGCGCGCTGTCGCTGATAACGGCGTTTTACTCTTTCCACACGCTTTCGGCCAATTTCGCAGGGGTGCTGTTCATTCTGCTTGGAATCATACTGTTTTTTGCCGAGTGGCATGTGGCCAGCTACGGATTGCTGACCACCGGCGGCATTATATCGTTGGTTATGGGCGTTATGATGCTGTTCAAAGGGGTGCCGACTATGGGAATTGGGGTAACGTTGTCGGTTCTTTTGTCCACCGTGGGCGGATTGCTGCTCATTGCGTTGCTGATAGGTATTGTCGTGCTGCGCGCGCAGTTAAGAAAAGTGGAAACCGGCGCGGAATCGCTTATCGGCCAGAAAGGCAAAGCGAAAACCGCCATATCCGCCTCCGGCAAGGTTTTCATTCAGGGCGAGCTGTGGGACGCCGTGTCATCTTCCGGCGAGATAGCGGAAGGCTCCTCTGTTAAAGTGGAGAGCATGGCCGGCCTTGTTCTGACCGTTTCAAAACTGTAG
- the lepB gene encoding signal peptidase I — MEEKLFLVGLLMGAYWLWFRRMHKLNRLGLHWGALVHGLFAAWLAHLGMMLLSISMESRVNSASPYSLTKEQLILWSAAIAIAFIWNFVRYLKSGDADRAEAMKSDLEWTETISSALLLASVVMFFLVQAFRIPSGSMRQTLIEGDRIFVNKISYGLKLPFTDKRILRLRPIKQGDVIVFRFPSDDPRDIQCGGYQYDKDFIKRLIGLPGDTVELHNGAVSVNGQLLTGEKYAVYSDTMRQSRPEGVNPDDYQKLWQGRDLGRAIGEQARDNFGPVKVPPGSYFAMGDNRDHSCDSRFWGPVPEKNIKGRAWFIYWPPNRVEMVH, encoded by the coding sequence ATGGAAGAAAAGCTTTTTCTCGTCGGGTTGCTCATGGGCGCGTACTGGCTTTGGTTCCGGCGGATGCATAAGCTGAACCGCCTCGGCCTGCATTGGGGCGCGCTGGTACACGGCCTGTTCGCCGCCTGGCTGGCGCATCTGGGGATGATGCTGCTTTCCATAAGCATGGAAAGCCGCGTCAATTCCGCCTCGCCGTACAGCCTCACAAAGGAGCAGTTGATTCTCTGGTCCGCGGCCATAGCAATCGCCTTCATCTGGAATTTCGTCCGCTATCTGAAATCCGGCGATGCGGACAGGGCCGAAGCCATGAAAAGCGATCTGGAGTGGACGGAAACCATCTCCTCCGCGCTGCTGCTGGCGTCGGTGGTGATGTTTTTTCTGGTGCAGGCGTTCAGAATTCCGTCGGGCTCCATGCGCCAGACGCTGATAGAGGGCGACAGGATTTTCGTCAACAAAATCAGCTACGGGCTGAAGCTCCCATTCACGGACAAGCGTATTTTGCGGCTGAGGCCGATAAAACAGGGCGATGTCATAGTTTTCCGTTTCCCCAGCGACGACCCGCGTGATATTCAGTGCGGCGGCTATCAGTATGACAAGGACTTCATAAAGCGGCTCATCGGCCTGCCCGGCGATACGGTGGAGCTGCATAACGGCGCAGTCTCGGTGAACGGGCAGTTGCTGACCGGCGAGAAATACGCGGTTTACAGCGACACCATGCGCCAGTCCAGGCCGGAGGGCGTCAATCCGGATGATTATCAAAAGCTCTGGCAGGGCCGCGACCTGGGCCGCGCCATAGGCGAGCAGGCGCGCGACAATTTCGGCCCCGTAAAAGTCCCGCCCGGCAGCTATTTTGCCATGGGCGACAACCGCGACCATTCATGCGACTCCCGTTTCTGGGGGCCGGTGCCGGAAAAAAACATAAAAGGCCGCGCGTGGTTCATCTACTGGCCGCCCAACAGGGTGGAAATGGTGCATTGA
- a CDS encoding barstar family protein, which yields MAFPEDQPDVLEAPPPEAAALKRAALESGFAVLELDGAKMRGKAELLEHMAAALKFPADFGANWDAAVDYLSDLPSFHPSEKFLVVIGNRAEIRRDPALYGELFQTLEFAAQRARRMQGCPALKFILSGE from the coding sequence ATGGCATTCCCGGAAGACCAGCCCGACGTGCTTGAGGCGCCGCCGCCAGAAGCTGCGGCGCTAAAGCGCGCCGCGCTGGAAAGCGGCTTTGCCGTGCTGGAGCTTGACGGCGCGAAAATGCGCGGCAAGGCGGAACTGCTGGAGCATATGGCCGCCGCGCTGAAATTCCCGGCGGATTTCGGGGCGAACTGGGACGCCGCGGTGGATTACCTGTCGGATTTACCGTCCTTCCATCCGTCGGAGAAATTCCTGGTTGTTATCGGAAACCGCGCCGAAATCCGGCGCGACCCCGCGCTTTACGGGGAGCTTTTCCAGACGCTTGAATTCGCCGCGCAGCGCGCCCGCCGGATGCAGGGCTGCCCCGCCCTTAAATTCATCCTGTCCGGCGAGTGA